TCTTATTAAGCAAGTTTACCAAGTAAACCCATTACAAAAGCCATAACAAACAATGCTACTGTTTCAATAATACCCAAAACGACAATATAATTACCAAAACCTTTGCCTGTTTCACCCATAGCATCAGCTGCAACTGCTCCGGCTTTACCCTGCATATAAGCTGAAAGCCCCATAGCAATACCGCAAAAAATACCAACACCCCAGAGATAATTTCCCTTGAGGGCAAGCTCTGCCATTTTGTTCATAACTATCATGCCGTATATCGTCTGGGTCAGAGGAGCTCCTACAAAAGCTACTAACATAAAAGAAGCGGCTTTATTCTGAGCAAAAGCCTTTTTCCATGCCCCTGCCGCTGCCATACCGGCAACGCCTGTCCCGAGAGCTGAACCCATAGCTGAAAAAGCCAAGACAGCTGCTAAACCTAAATCTTTGAATTGAGACAAAATGTTTGCTTCCATATTATTTCTCCTTTATTTTAAAATTCCCGGTTCTTCCCGGAAAGGACTATAGCTGAAACCGCTCCATTTAATATCTAAATGGCTGCAGAATTCCAAAACATTCAATCTTACGCCATGGACTAGTATAGACATCGGGCCTAATACAATATTAAGAACGTGGCCTACCAATATAATCAAAACCGTTAATATTCCGGAAAGGAAACTTCCGAATCCTATACCCATTGCCATTTTATTAAAAGAATCAGCAACAGCAACAGTTGCCAGGCCTACGGCAAAAAGACGGATATAAGAAACTATGTCCGTAAAGTTATTTATCAGGTTTAATAATAAATTTCCAAGCCCGGATGCGATGCTTTTTAATATATTCTTCTGTGGATTAGAGAATAAAATTACCAGCGCACAACCTGCGATTATCATCCATTTCACAAAACCGGGGAAAACTTCTGCTAAAATAAGCAATTTTGCCAGGAAAAACGCTGACCACAATATTAGAATCCAGCCTATATCAGCCAGCATGCTCAGAGAAGGCGCTTTTACTGCCGCCCGCCAGGCATGGGCTATGCTTAAGTGCACAGCTCCTAAAAGAAAACAAAAAGCCTGGACGTTTTTATCTTCCCTTAAAGCCGGCAGCAAAGGCTTGATAGCTTGCGTAAGCCATTCCTGGCCAAAAAACGTACCGGTCAAAACACCCCAGATAATAGCACATAAGCTCAAAATATAAAATAAAATAAAAAGCGACGCGTTTGTTTTATGCGCGAATTTCCTGTTAAAAATAACGGTGATAATAAAAAATACCAGCCCGTATCCCGCATCTCCGATAAGCATACCAAAGAATATGGAAAAAAATACCAGGAACCACATACTGATATCCAGTTCCCTATACCCGGGGATAACTTCAACAACCTTAAATAAAGGGCTTATAATCGAAACCCATCTTGGATTACGTATCAAAGTAGGGACCATATCATCTTGGCCCGGGTCTTTTATCATCAAGCCCCATTTTTCTTGCCTGCTTAAATTATACAGATTGGATTCAGCATCATAAGGAAGATAACCGCTTAGATACATAATATCTCCGTCCTGCCCCATGCCTCTAAGAGTATTATGAAATTCCAAATCCCTCTCTATTGCAGACCTTACAGCTTTTAATTTATCTATATAAACAGAATATCTGCAAATATCATCCTTGATAATGCTCATCAAGCGACCGTCTTCGTATAGCCGCTTCTGCATTTTGCTTAACCCCATTGATGGCAGAGCTAACTCTTTAAAAGGTATTTCTGCTTTTCTGCCTTTACTTATGACTATGCAATTAATTAAACCTCCGGTTACAGATACTTTTTTCAATATGAACTCTTGGCTATTTATCGACTCAAACTCTTTGGCCGGTATTTGATACAGGCTTACAAAAATACCGGAGTTTGACAAAAGTTTAATTTCTTCAGGATCAAAATCGCCCCATAGCTGCCATTGTGTTATTCTATTCTTTAAGTGGTGAGAATATTCCTCCAGCTGTTCAAGCCTGTTATTTAAGTCGATTATATGTTTTACAAGAAAACGCCAATCCTGATCAAATTTTGGTTTGCCGGGCGAACAAACTTTAGAGAATTCCGGACTCGATAATATTGCCAATACACTGTTCACAGAGAGAATATCGTCGTTTAACCCCTGTATCTCTTGCCCGTGGGGAACCTGCTGATGCTCAATATGCACCGCCCCAAGCTTTCTTAAGTGCAGTGTGGCGCTGGATGCATCTTTTGACTGCACAAAAACAAATATTTTTTTCATCGGGACAATCATGCGGCAACCTCGGATAAAATCAGGTTTTCTATTTTACGTTTGGCCATTTTGCTCCTGCCAACTGCATTTGTCATTTGGTCCCCAAGATATATCTTAATCAATCTTATTGCCTCTTCTGATTCGGGTATCTTAACTTTCTCAAAGAGATTAACCCTTTGGGTCGTCACACGCAATTCGTGCTTTAGTATATTTATGCCTTTATCAATAATGTTGATTTCTGCCTGGAGAGAAATCAATTCCTTAAGCGCCTCAATTGCATTATCTACCCATAAAGGTGTCGTGAAAAGATCATATTCCGTCTCTTTAAATTCAGCCTTTTCAAAAACCGGGATATCTACACCTGCTATATTATGTATGGAGGTCACGGTTTTTTCGAAAGCGAATAGCTCTTTTATGTTTACCTGTGGTTCGGCCAAAAGCCCTGCCCAGACAAATATGCTCTTAAGCTTCTTCTCCCTGTGTTTATCAGCCTGGTCTTTTAAGGATAGCTGGCGCAATATTTCCATCTGCAGCTGTTGCTTCTTTAGCTGTAACGTGGGCAGATATCTTTCGTATTGCCTTAGAGCATCTCTTTGCCTCTTTAATTCCCCTTTAGTAAGCTTTATCTTCCCCATATTTATGAACTATGAACCTCGAGCTATGAACTATTTCGGCCAATACTGTTCTATCACAGACTGTTTTATGCCGGTCTCTTCCGGGGTAAAACAAGCTGATAGTATCTGCCAACCCTTATCCAAAGCCTTCTCAAGAGGGATATTGACCTCTAGAGACATCATTTCCTTCTCAAATAAATCACCGTATTTTAAAAGTTTATTATCCCAGCCACTCATCTGGAAACCCATAGCCCGTTTCTCAAGCGCCTCACGGTAGCTGGCAAAAAGCTGAATCATTGTATCCATTATCGTCCTATGATCAGGGCGCGTCTTGCCATTGACCTGCTGTTTAAGGCGACTTAAAGAACCGAAAGGCTCGATTACTCTATTCTTTAAATAAAACTGGCCTTCGGTAATATATCCTGTGTTATCAGGGACAGGATGCGTGACATCATCGCCAGGCATAGTAGTCACGGCAAGTATAGTTATTGAGCCTGCCGTATCAAAATCAACGGCCTTTTCATATCTTGCCGCCAGTTGACTATACAGGTCTCCTGGGTAACCGCGGTTAGAAGGCACCTGTTCCATCGTAATCGAAATTTCTTTAAGTGCATCCGCAAAATTAGTCATATCAGTCAGTAAAACCAAGACTCTCTTGCCTGAAAGAGCAAATTGCTCAGCTACTGCCAGGCTTATATCCGGGACCAATAAGCATTCTACGGTAGGGTCTGCTGCAGTATGTATAAAAAATATTGAGCGCGATAGAGCTCCCTGTTCCTGCAGTTTATCTCTGAAAAATAAATAACTATCAAATTTTAAACCCATACCCCCGAGAATTATTATATCGACCTCCGCCTGTACTGCTATCCTGGCAAGAAGCTCATTATAGGGTTCTCCGGCAATTGAAAATATGGGCAGCTTCTGAGATTCAACAAGAGAGTTGAATACATCAATCATGGGGATACCGGTACGGATCATCTTATTCGGGATAATCCTTTTTACCGGGTTTACTGAAGGGCTGCCTATTTCAACCTGGTTATCGCCAAGTGCGGGCCCTTTATCCAGGGGCTGGCCGCTTCCATTAAAAATTCTTCCCAAAAGCGCATCGCCGCTTGTTATACGCATTGGATGGCCGAAAAACCTCACTTTATCTCCCGTAGATATTCCTTTGCTTCCGGCAAAAACCTGCAGATACACTTTATTGTTGTCGATCCTTATTACCTGCGCAAGTGATATCCCGTATCTGGTGGTAACTTCGGCGATTTCCATATAACCAACATTATCGGCCTCAACAGTAATAACATCCCCTGATATTTGTATAATATTTGTATGTACTTTACGCATTGGTTTTATCTTTCTCTTTCCTATCTAAACTCGCCTCATTTAATAACTCTTCGATTTCTGCCTGTGTCCTTTTAAAGCCCTCGGATTGCCAGCTGGCAGAATTCCAGGTTTTGAATTTTTGCCTAAGCTTATGGAAAAACTGCAAAGCATTATCTTTGTCGGCAAACCTAATTTCTCTTTCAAGTATATTATTATAAATAAATTCAAATATGAACTTCTGCCTTTCGGTGATAGTCGCTTCATCCACCTCATCAAAAGCATTTTGTTGCAGGTAAACAAAATCAAAAAAATCTCCTTTTAGGTAATCTATATAATCAGCCACAGACGTCCCTTCTTCTCCGATAACTTTCATCATTTGCGATACATCGTTACTTTTACGTAATATAGCATGGCCTTTTTTATTATGTTTTTCATTGATAAAGCTTGGGTATTTGCTCCAGCTTATCAGGGGATCGATAGAAGGGTACTTCCTGGCGTTAGAACGCTCGCGCGATAAACCGTGAAAAGCGCCTACGACCTTTAATGTCGCCTGAGTAACCGGCTCTTCAAAATTTCCTCCTGCAGGACTGACTGTCCCGCCTATGGTTACAGATCCGAGGGAGCCGTCATTAAGCCTGACAAAGCCTGCCCTTTCGTAAAAAGAAGCTATCCTGGACTCAAGATACGCAGGAAACGCCTCTTCTCCGGGGATCTCCTCTAATCTTCCGGACATCTCGCGCATTGCCTGAGCCCATCTGGAAGTAGAATCAGCTAACAGTAAAACGTTTAAGCCCATCTGACGGTAATATTCAGCTATTGTGGCTGCGGTATAAACACTTGACTCTCTTGCAGCAACAGGCATAGAGCTGGTGTTGCAAATAATCACTGTTCTTTCCATCAATGGCCTGGAAGTCTTTGGGTCGATCAACTCAGGAAAAGTCTTTAGCGTTTCTACTACTTCGCCGGCCCTCTCTCCGCATGCAGCTATAATTACAACATCAACCTCAGCATGTCTGCTGGTCAGCTGTTGGAGAACGGTCTTGCCCGCACCAAAAGGCCCGGGGATGCAATAAGTACCTCCTTTGGCTACCGGAAATAAAGAATCAATTATCCTCATTTTAGTTATAAGTGGTTCCTCCGGCTTCAATTTCTCGGCATAAGCTTTTATAGGCACCTTAACCGGCCAGGTCTGCTTGAGAAAAACTTCGTGTGTATTGCCGTTTGAATCTTTTATAGAAGCAATGCTATCTTTAAGGCTGTAACTCCCCGGGCTTGATATTCTTTCTACCTCAAAAATACCGGATAAACCAAAAGGAACCATTACAAAATGCTTAAAGATATTCTCTGTAACAAAACCTATTTTATCTCCTGCGCGTACCTTGGCTTTTTCTTTAACCAAGGGCTGAAAATCCCATTTTGAATCAGGGTTAAGAGGCTGCAGATAAACTCCGCGCTTAAGAAAAAATCCGCACTCTTTTGCCAGTTCGGGAAGTGGGTTTTGCAGGCCATCGAATATCTGGCCCAGCAATCCCGGCCCGAGTTCAACCGAAAGCAGCTCGCCGGTGAATTCAGCTACTTCTCCGACCTTTAAATCAACAGTATTCTCATAAACCTGAGTTTCAGCGAGCTTGCCGCGCACCCTAATTACCTCTGCCTTTAACCTTTGGTCGCCATGTATAATATAAGCTACTTCATTCTGTATCACAAAACTTTCCGCTTCCACAGTAACCATGTTGCCGTTTATCTTGACGATTTTGCCTGCCCTTAAAGAACTCATTTTTGCTATTCTCTCCTATCCATCCAGCCTTTATTTATTTCAGATATGCTCTTTAGAGCGCTCTCTTTATTAACTTGTCCGATATGATCCCAGCGATTTAATATTAGAAGCTTATACGCATAAACAATAAGTACATCAATATCAAAATAATGCCCTTGCGCCAATCCTTCCAAATACCGCCATTTTTCGTTATCTAAAGCCCTTTCAGCCTCAATCAGAGAAGGTATCCTGTGGATATTCATAGCAATATGCGCAAGCTCAACATCATATTCTAAATCTGGCCGCAAATATTTATCCGCTGGCACATGCTTACGGCTTGCCCGTATCTTTACCAACTCATTTCTTAATCCATTATTAAATCTGTACCAATATTTTATTGTGGGCTGCGTTAATGAATAGGCTTCTTCCTTTTCACTAAAGATACTTTTTATTATTTCCAAATCGCCTGAGCCTATCATTTCGGAACACAACCCAATGAATTTTTCAGGGGTAAACGGTGCTCGCATCCCAAATTGCAGCAAGGGTAAGCTCGAGATTAAATATATATAATAACTTGGCATTATCCCTTCTTGGAAGCTATCGGCTCTAGAATTTCTTTTAATTTCGGCTTAATTTGCGAACCAATAAATTCTGCTAAAGCTTTATCAGTAAAATCAAAATGTGATTTACCCGAATCAAAGCTTATTATGAACCCTGCTGATATCTCCTGAGATTGTTTAAGGACTATCTCTCTTTTGGCCTCATTTTTAAGTTTAGCCAAGAAAGTATCACTTAGCTTCTCTATATCGGCCTTGCTCACAGATATTATTATGTCCTCCTTGGAAGACTTATTGCAACCTTTTATTATGCTGTTCATCATATTACCTAATTCTTGGGGAGTTAAGGCTTCCTTAACCTGTAAATCAATAATCCTATCCAGGATATTATTAACCTCTCTCTTTAAGGTAATAATAAAATCTCTTCCTGCCTGGGAGAGCATGGCTTTACTGCTTTCTTCTTCCCTGGCAATATTATCTTTTGCCTGCTTGATAAGCCGCTCAGCTTCCTTCCTGGCTTCTGCAACAATACCGCTCGCTTTTAAGGCTGCCTCTTCTTCTATCTTTCTTGCCTTATCCTGGGCAGCCTTTATCCCTTCTTCCTGTATTTTCTGTATCAAACCTTTGATATCTTCCGGCATATTCCTCCCGCCTCTCTAATTAAGTTCTTTTAATAGCCGTTTAGCCATATCTAATGGATTCTCTGCTTTTAGAATCGGCCGGCCTACAACTATATAATTACTTCCTGCTTTTCGTGCTTGGCTTGCTGTAGCCACCCTCTTTTGATCATTAGCAGATACGCCTTCAGGCCTTATCCCCGGGGTAACTATAAGAAAAACCCTTTTGATATTTTCCCTTAAGAAAGCTGCTTCCCTGGCAGAACAAACAACGCCATCCAGGCCGCTTTCAATGCCAATTTTCGCTAAGGCTAAAACGCCGCTTAATTTAGTGTCCTTGCTGGTCAGAACCGTAACTCCTATAATCAATGGGCGCTTTTTTTTGATGGCTGCGGCCTCTTGGCTAGCTGCCTTAACCGCTGACCTAAGCATTTCCTGGCCGCCTGATATATGCAAAGTAATCATTTTTACATTTAATCTGACTGCCTCTTTTACCGCGTTTGCAACGGTGTTAGGAATATCAAAAAATTTAAGGTCAAGAAAAACCTGACCACCTTTCTTGTTAATAAAATCTATTATTTTAGGCCCGCAAGAAGTAAACAATTGTATGCCTACTTTGAAAATCTTTACCGTAGGGTAAAGTTTGTTGACCCATTTTTTTGCCTCTTCATAGCTATCCAAATCTAAAGCGAGAATTAAATCGGTCTTCAAACTTCAAGCCCTCCTATAATAGATCTAACTGTTTTTATCTTGTTTTTCGACAGATATTCTTCTAAGCCGGAAATTATTTTTATTGCCGTATCGGGATAAACAAAGTTGGCTGTCCCTATGCTTACTGCGGTTGCCCCAGCAACAATAAATTCAAGGGCATCTGAAGTATTCATTATACCACCCATGCCTATAATGGGAAGTTTTATGTTATTGAATACCTCCCAGGCCATCCTTACAGCAATAGGCCTGATTGCAGGGCCGCTTAAACCCCCTGTAACAGAGGCTATCTTTGGCCTACGGGTATTTATATTAATACACATACCTGATAATGTGTTAATCAAAGAGATGGCATCACTGCCTGCGCTTTCGGCAGCCCTAGCTATATCAGAAATACAAGTAACATTCGGAGAAAGCTTGGTAATTATTACCTTTCTCGTTTTTCTACGCACAGCCTTAACTAATTCATAAGTAGCGCGCGCATCCTGACTGATAAGACTTAACCCTTCTGCCCCTTGATTCCTTGATTCCTTCTTAATATTAGGGCAAGATATGTTCAACTCTATTGCGGATATCTCTTTTACTTTGTCGAGCAACGAAGCTAATTCGACAAACTCTGAAGCATCTTTTTCCGAAGCAATGCTTACAATAACCGGGGCACCGGTGCTAAGCAGGTATTTAAGTTTATCCTTAATAAAGGCATCAACGCCCGGATTTTCCAGCCCTATAGAATTCAATAATCCCGATGGAGTCTCGCAAGTCCGGGGAGCAGGGTTCCCTTTACGGGGCTTTAACGTAATTGTTTTTGTAACGATAGCCCCGAGCCTGCTAAGGTCCATAAATCCCTCGAATTCCTCGGCATAACCGAAAGTGCCCGATGCCACCATAACCGGGTTCTTTAATTTAAGTTTTCCTATGTTTATGCGAAGGTCTGTCTTCATATTTACTTAATAAAAATCATACGTAAAGAAATAGCTAACAAGAATAAACCAAAAAGCCTTTTAAGCATTTGCTCTGGTATGTTCTGCACAAGACTTGCTCCAATGAGCCCTCCGATAATGAATCCTATACAAATAAACATGGCCATGCCAAGTTTCACATTGCCGCTATAATAATAACGCAGCGCAGCTAACAAGCCTATCGGCGGCACCATTATGGCCAAAGTTGTCCCTTGCGCCTGATGTTGTGTCAACCCAAAAAAGAATATTAACGCGGGTATAAGTATCGAACCTCCACCTATACCAAACATACCGCCTAATACCCCTGCTACAAGCCCTAATATAACATAAAATACCTGTAACATAAACCCTCCTTGAGCTACTTCCAAATTAATTCTTCGGCATTAAAAACAGGGCCGTCTTTACAAACCCGCCTATACCCTGTTTTAGTATCAACAACGCAACCCAAGCAGGCCCCGATACCGCAAGCCATATGCTCTTCCATTGAGACCTGCGCCGATATATTCATGCCGGATGAAATCCTGCTTATCTCTTTTAACATAGGCTTTGGGCCGCAGGCATATATTTTTGTATTGCGTATTGCGTATTGCGTATTGCGCAAAATATACTCTAATAACTCTGTAGCTTTTCCTTTAAACCCTCTTGAGCCGTCATCGGTAGCAATCTTAACAACGCAACCCAGCTTCTTAAACTCATCCTCGCATAATATTTGATTTTTTGACTTTGCCCCAATCAACACTAATACTCTATGTCTTTGCGACCGAAGGGAGTCCTGAGCGACTTGTGGTGAGCGAAGTCGAACCAAGTCGAAGGATGACTTTGTGACTTTATGACCTGTTATCTTTTCCGCAAGAAATAGTAACGGCGCAGTACCCATTCCTCCGGCGACAATGACTGTCGGCTGATAGCTGACGGCTGATAGCTGACGACTTATAGCTGACGGCTGATATTCAAATCCATTACCCAACGGGCCGATAATATTAATTCTTGCACCGCTTTTGATTTGGGATAACAACCCTGTACCTTTGCCTAAGGCCTCATAAAGGATAGTAAAGTTTCCGTTGCCCGCCTTGTGTATACTAAAAGGCCTTCTTAAAAAAGCCTCTTCCTTGCCGCTAATCATTACTTGCACAAAATGTCCCGGCCGGGCATATTTTGCGATAGAAACACAACTAAAGACGATTTTGTAATAATTTAACGCGATATGTTTATTAGATAATACTCTGGCCTCTGTTTGGAAAACTCGTTCCGTCATTTTTATTTTTGGCATTTTGCGCAGAAATAAGTACCCCTGCCCCCCAAAACGATTCTTTTAACCGGAGACTTACAGATAAAACATGGCTTGCCTTCTCTGCCATACACCTTATGATACCGCACATAATTACCGGGTTTCCCTGAAAGCCGCACATAATCATCTACTGATGAGCCCCCGTGTTTTATTGCATCGGACAAGACCCTTTTGACAGCATAAAAAAGCTCTGCCTTTTCTTTATCAATTAGGGCCATTGCCGGTTTACTCGGATTTATTTTAGCAAGAAATAGGCTTTCTGCGGCATAAAGGTTACCTATGCCGGAAATGAATTTTTGATCCATAAGCAGCGGTTTGATTTTAGTCTTTTTTTTAGCGAGCATATCCTTAAACTGGGTGAGAGTCAAATCAAATGGCTCCGGACCTAATTCTTTAATGTAACTTAGCTTATGCCAATCATCAAGCAGCCTTAATTCAGCAAATAACCTTTGATCGTTAAAATCAAGAACGGTGCCATCTGATAAATTAAAGCTGACCCTGCTTTTCTTTCCTCCGCCGGGATAAACCAGCTGGCCGGTCATTTTCAGATGGATCGTCAAAAATTTTCCATTAGACAGTTCCAGGATTAAAAGCTTTGCTTTACGTATTATATTTCTGATTACTGTATTTTCTATGCCTTTTTTAAATTCTTCCACCGATGGATAACGGATCACTAAAGGGTGATGTACGCATACCTCTTTAATTCTTTTGCCTAAAAGAGTTTTCTCTAAATCATTTTTGATTGTCTCTACTTCCGGCAATTCAGGCATTTTTCTCCAGCTGGCTTAACAAATACCCATAAACAATGAACCAAGATCTATAAATTTAAACCTTTTTTGTGTCTTTGTGACGTGTGACTTTGTGTCTAAATACTCTAATCTATTTCTATGAACTATCAACAATGAACTACCTTAACCCATACCTCTCTTGATCGCGGGCCATCACTTTCACAAAAATATATCCCCTGCCATGCACCTAAAGCCATCTCTCCGCCGGTGATAAAAATACTTAATGATGCCCCCAGCAGTGACGACCTTATATGACTGTCAGAATTACCCTCTGCGTGCTCATAAGGATAATCCTCGGGTATAAGTTTACTGAGTAAGCTTATGATATCTTTCCTGGCAGAAGGATCGGCATTTTCATTAATAGTAAGCCCCGCAGTTGTATGGGGGCAAAAAATAAAACAAATACCTTCTTTAACCCTGCTTACCGCTACGATTCTCTTGATTCGCTCGGTAATATCTAGCAGCTCAAATCTTTTATTTGTTTTTATGCTTAGTTTTTCCAACTTTTGCATCCCGATGGTAACCCTGCAACGATTTCACGCCCAGCTTCTTATTGAGTATCGTCTCTATACCGTTTACTGTGGCCTGAGCGCCTGATATTGTAGTGGTATAAGCAATATTATAATGAATGACATGCGATCTGATTTTTACCTCGTCTTTTCTCGGCATTCTTCCGGAAGGCGTATTTATTACAAGCTGTATTTTATTGTCTTTCATCAAGTCCAATATATTTGGCCTGCCTTCAGCTATTTTGTAAAGCACCTTCACGGCAATACCGCCCCGTTTCAATATTTGAGCTGTCCCGATGGTAGCAAATATATTAAATCCGAGTATCTTTAATTTTCTGGCAATGGGGACTATCGCAGTTTTATCTTTATCCCTGACTGAAATAAAGACATTCCCTTTACCCGGAAGGTTCTGGCCTGCGGCAAGCTGACTTTTAATATAAGCGCTTCCAAAATCATTATCTATGCCCATAACTTCGCCTGTTGACTTCATTTCCGGGCCCAAAGCAATATCAACTCCAGGGAAACGGTTAAAAGGGAATACCGATTCTTTTACTGCTACATGCCTCGGGATAATTTCTTTAGTAAAGCCCATATCTTTTAATGAAGAACCAACCATAATTTTTGTAGCCAGCTTAGCTAAAGGAATACCTATCGCCTTGGAGACAAAAGGCACCGTCCTGGATGCGCGGGGATTTACCTCCAGGACAAAAACCTTTGAATCTTTAACGGCATATTGCACATTCATCAGGCCTACTATTTTTAATTCTTTTGCCATCTTATATGTAGCTTCACGGATTTGGCTTAACACAGACGGTGACAGGCTAAATGATGGGATGGCCATCGCAGAATCACCTGAATGGATACCCGCTTCTTCTATATGCT
This genomic stretch from Candidatus Omnitrophota bacterium harbors:
- a CDS encoding V-type ATP synthase subunit K (produces ATP from ADP in the presence of a proton gradient across the membrane; the K subunit is a nonenzymatic component which binds the dimeric form by interacting with the G and E subunits), with amino-acid sequence MEANILSQFKDLGLAAVLAFSAMGSALGTGVAGMAAAGAWKKAFAQNKAASFMLVAFVGAPLTQTIYGMIVMNKMAELALKGNYLWGVGIFCGIAMGLSAYMQGKAGAVAADAMGETGKGFGNYIVVLGIIETVALFVMAFVMGLLGKLA
- a CDS encoding dihydroorotate dehydrogenase electron transfer subunit, coding for MPKIKMTERVFQTEARVLSNKHIALNYYKIVFSCVSIAKYARPGHFVQVMISGKEEAFLRRPFSIHKAGNGNFTILYEALGKGTGLLSQIKSGARINIIGPLGNGFEYQPSAISRQLSAVSYQPTVIVAGGMGTAPLLFLAEKITGHKVTKSSFDLVRLRSPQVAQDSLRSQRHRVLVLIGAKSKNQILCEDEFKKLGCVVKIATDDGSRGFKGKATELLEYILRNTQYAIRNTKIYACGPKPMLKEISRISSGMNISAQVSMEEHMACGIGACLGCVVDTKTGYRRVCKDGPVFNAEELIWK
- a CDS encoding sulfite exporter TauE/SafE family protein, with translation MLQVFYVILGLVAGVLGGMFGIGGGSILIPALIFFFGLTQHQAQGTTLAIMVPPIGLLAALRYYYSGNVKLGMAMFICIGFIIGGLIGASLVQNIPEQMLKRLFGLFLLAISLRMIFIK
- a CDS encoding dihydroorotate dehydrogenase — protein: MKTDLRINIGKLKLKNPVMVASGTFGYAEEFEGFMDLSRLGAIVTKTITLKPRKGNPAPRTCETPSGLLNSIGLENPGVDAFIKDKLKYLLSTGAPVIVSIASEKDASEFVELASLLDKVKEISAIELNISCPNIKKESRNQGAEGLSLISQDARATYELVKAVRRKTRKVIITKLSPNVTCISDIARAAESAGSDAISLINTLSGMCININTRRPKIASVTGGLSGPAIRPIAVRMAWEVFNNIKLPIIGMGGIMNTSDALEFIVAGATAVSIGTANFVYPDTAIKIISGLEEYLSKNKIKTVRSIIGGLEV
- a CDS encoding orotidine-5'-phosphate decarboxylase, which codes for MKTDLILALDLDSYEEAKKWVNKLYPTVKIFKVGIQLFTSCGPKIIDFINKKGGQVFLDLKFFDIPNTVANAVKEAVRLNVKMITLHISGGQEMLRSAVKAASQEAAAIKKKRPLIIGVTVLTSKDTKLSGVLALAKIGIESGLDGVVCSAREAAFLRENIKRVFLIVTPGIRPEGVSANDQKRVATASQARKAGSNYIVVGRPILKAENPLDMAKRLLKELN
- a CDS encoding V-type ATP synthase subunit A, which encodes MSSLRAGKIVKINGNMVTVEAESFVIQNEVAYIIHGDQRLKAEVIRVRGKLAETQVYENTVDLKVGEVAEFTGELLSVELGPGLLGQIFDGLQNPLPELAKECGFFLKRGVYLQPLNPDSKWDFQPLVKEKAKVRAGDKIGFVTENIFKHFVMVPFGLSGIFEVERISSPGSYSLKDSIASIKDSNGNTHEVFLKQTWPVKVPIKAYAEKLKPEEPLITKMRIIDSLFPVAKGGTYCIPGPFGAGKTVLQQLTSRHAEVDVVIIAACGERAGEVVETLKTFPELIDPKTSRPLMERTVIICNTSSMPVAARESSVYTAATIAEYYRQMGLNVLLLADSTSRWAQAMREMSGRLEEIPGEEAFPAYLESRIASFYERAGFVRLNDGSLGSVTIGGTVSPAGGNFEEPVTQATLKVVGAFHGLSRERSNARKYPSIDPLISWSKYPSFINEKHNKKGHAILRKSNDVSQMMKVIGEEGTSVADYIDYLKGDFFDFVYLQQNAFDEVDEATITERQKFIFEFIYNNILEREIRFADKDNALQFFHKLRQKFKTWNSASWQSEGFKRTQAEIEELLNEASLDRKEKDKTNA
- the mutM gene encoding DNA-formamidopyrimidine glycosylase; this translates as MPELPEVETIKNDLEKTLLGKRIKEVCVHHPLVIRYPSVEEFKKGIENTVIRNIIRKAKLLILELSNGKFLTIHLKMTGQLVYPGGGKKSRVSFNLSDGTVLDFNDQRLFAELRLLDDWHKLSYIKELGPEPFDLTLTQFKDMLAKKKTKIKPLLMDQKFISGIGNLYAAESLFLAKINPSKPAMALIDKEKAELFYAVKRVLSDAIKHGGSSVDDYVRLSGKPGNYVRYHKVYGREGKPCFICKSPVKRIVLGGRGTYFCAKCQK
- a CDS encoding DUF2764 family protein, giving the protein MPSYYIYLISSLPLLQFGMRAPFTPEKFIGLCSEMIGSGDLEIIKSIFSEKEEAYSLTQPTIKYWYRFNNGLRNELVKIRASRKHVPADKYLRPDLEYDVELAHIAMNIHRIPSLIEAERALDNEKWRYLEGLAQGHYFDIDVLIVYAYKLLILNRWDHIGQVNKESALKSISEINKGWMDRRE
- a CDS encoding V-type ATP synthase subunit D, producing MGKIKLTKGELKRQRDALRQYERYLPTLQLKKQQLQMEILRQLSLKDQADKHREKKLKSIFVWAGLLAEPQVNIKELFAFEKTVTSIHNIAGVDIPVFEKAEFKETEYDLFTTPLWVDNAIEALKELISLQAEINIIDKGINILKHELRVTTQRVNLFEKVKIPESEEAIRLIKIYLGDQMTNAVGRSKMAKRKIENLILSEVAA
- a CDS encoding YjbQ family protein, with translation MQKLEKLSIKTNKRFELLDITERIKRIVAVSRVKEGICFIFCPHTTAGLTINENADPSARKDIISLLSKLIPEDYPYEHAEGNSDSHIRSSLLGASLSIFITGGEMALGAWQGIYFCESDGPRSREVWVKVVHC
- a CDS encoding V-type ATP synthase subunit B is translated as MRKVHTNIIQISGDVITVEADNVGYMEIAEVTTRYGISLAQVIRIDNNKVYLQVFAGSKGISTGDKVRFFGHPMRITSGDALLGRIFNGSGQPLDKGPALGDNQVEIGSPSVNPVKRIIPNKMIRTGIPMIDVFNSLVESQKLPIFSIAGEPYNELLARIAVQAEVDIIILGGMGLKFDSYLFFRDKLQEQGALSRSIFFIHTAADPTVECLLVPDISLAVAEQFALSGKRVLVLLTDMTNFADALKEISITMEQVPSNRGYPGDLYSQLAARYEKAVDFDTAGSITILAVTTMPGDDVTHPVPDNTGYITEGQFYLKNRVIEPFGSLSRLKQQVNGKTRPDHRTIMDTMIQLFASYREALEKRAMGFQMSGWDNKLLKYGDLFEKEMMSLEVNIPLEKALDKGWQILSACFTPEETGIKQSVIEQYWPK